The proteins below are encoded in one region of Mesoplasma melaleucae:
- the mutM gene encoding DNA-formamidopyrimidine glycosylase, producing the protein MPELPEVRTVANFLNKNLVNKIILKTECFFEKMVWRNELKDFIKKTENQKILKVSNYGKYLMFELASQIMISHLRMEGKWSITSKEVNIYNKNHLRLQFELSDGEYLKYYDSRKFGTIEIWNKDEYLEKSKMDKLGPEPLNNQPPFEYLKAKAEKSNMLIKAFILDQSILCGIGNIYANEILFSAKINPERSTKSLTDKELKLIIKYSNEILQKAIDMKGTSIHSYKSGDGEIGQFQNELNVHLRKDDECFICGSKIIKKQVAGRGTYICLKCQK; encoded by the coding sequence ATGCCTGAACTACCAGAAGTCCGAACAGTTGCCAATTTTTTAAATAAAAACTTAGTAAACAAAATAATTCTTAAAACAGAGTGCTTTTTTGAAAAAATGGTATGAAGAAATGAACTTAAAGATTTTATTAAAAAAACAGAAAATCAAAAGATTTTAAAAGTTTCTAATTATGGTAAATATTTAATGTTCGAATTAGCATCTCAAATAATGATAAGTCATTTAAGAATGGAAGGTAAATGAAGTATTACTTCTAAAGAAGTAAACATCTATAATAAAAATCATTTACGATTACAATTTGAATTATCAGATGGTGAGTATTTAAAATATTATGATTCAAGAAAATTTGGAACAATTGAAATTTGAAATAAAGATGAGTACCTAGAAAAAAGTAAAATGGATAAGCTTGGTCCTGAACCATTAAATAATCAACCTCCATTTGAGTACTTAAAAGCAAAAGCAGAAAAATCAAATATGTTGATTAAAGCATTTATACTTGATCAAAGTATTTTATGTGGAATTGGTAATATTTATGCAAATGAAATTTTATTTTCAGCTAAAATAAACCCTGAAAGATCAACTAAATCACTTACTGATAAAGAACTTAAGTTAATTATTAAATACTCAAATGAAATACTTCAAAAAGCAATTGATATGAAAGGGACTTCAATCCATAGTTATAAATCTGGAGATGGAGAAATTGGTCAATTTCAAAATGAATTAAATGTTCATTTAAGAAAAGATGATGAATGCTTTATTTGTGGTTCAAAAATCATTAAAAAACAAGTTGCAGGTCGTGGAACTTACATTTGTTTAAAATGTCAAAAGTAA
- the polA gene encoding DNA polymerase I — translation MKKILLVDGNSLLFRAYYASAYSGVILKTSNGIPTNAVYSFANMLTSLVSDRDYHDVKVAFDKSKKTFRHDKLENYKAGRSATPEELIPQFQIVREFLDSANITWCEKENYEADDLIGTMARIIENHCNGFEVEILTSDKDMFQLITDKTKILLPKLGTSDLELFGEAELMTKWEVAPKHVVDLKGLMGDPSDNLKGVEGVGKKTAIKLLKEFITVEGIYENIDAISGKLQEKLINGKESAFLCKEIATINCDVEMEELKFDRINVNLNGLINFLEKYEMVSLVKRLTNRVGVINKLEDVKVKEKIKYQQLVKWDNSYASEFNFIYVESLEENYHKGEIIGLAIANEKGYFYLDTVKDDTELEAFLINSDFKKATYDIKKVVTLFANAQINFNYDSFIYDAMVAAYVLNPNITSRIQNLFNIVQMDLLLDEDELVYGKGAKQNKEIDLELKSLFIVSKLEVLKTSYDLILNSLKENEQFELYQDIELPLVKVLFEMEQKGILIDKLELDKQTALTLSKIEEIEKKMRVVLTGYIDDSFNFASPKQIKELLFDQLGLPSNKKQSTDREALERIVHLHPVVNLLLEHRKLNKLYSTYLRGFEKFIFSDHKVHTIFNQTLTNTGRLSSSEPNIQNISVKDDLQKEARKIFISNPDTKFYSFDYSQIELRVLAQLGHEDTLLSIFGSDRDIHTEAARKIFNLADDIEITSDQRRIAKVFNFGIIYGLSDFGLSNDLKISIPEARQFIEEYYNSFPKLMLYKNSLIKEAMEKGYASTFANRKRIINELASTNFMVKSFGNRIAVNMPIQGTAADILKVAMINISNAFATQNLKSYMVTQIHDEIIFEIYESEVQTALEIIEANMKTAFKDLAKIVKKDETEINIKLEVNESKGNNWFELK, via the coding sequence ATGAAAAAGATTTTACTAGTTGATGGAAATTCATTACTTTTTAGAGCTTATTATGCAAGTGCATATTCAGGTGTAATCTTAAAAACAAGTAACGGAATACCAACAAATGCAGTCTACTCATTTGCTAACATGCTAACAAGCTTAGTTAGTGATCGAGACTATCATGATGTAAAAGTCGCATTTGATAAATCTAAAAAAACTTTTAGACATGATAAATTAGAAAACTATAAAGCAGGTAGATCAGCAACACCTGAAGAATTAATCCCTCAATTTCAAATTGTTAGAGAGTTTTTAGATTCAGCAAATATTACTTGATGTGAAAAAGAAAATTATGAAGCAGATGATTTGATTGGAACAATGGCCAGAATTATTGAAAATCATTGTAATGGTTTTGAAGTTGAAATTCTAACAAGTGATAAAGATATGTTTCAATTAATTACTGATAAAACAAAAATATTATTACCAAAATTAGGAACTTCGGATTTAGAGTTATTTGGTGAAGCAGAATTAATGACTAAATGAGAAGTAGCACCAAAACATGTTGTGGACTTAAAAGGTTTAATGGGAGATCCATCAGATAATTTAAAAGGTGTTGAAGGTGTTGGAAAAAAAACAGCTATCAAACTTTTAAAAGAATTTATAACTGTTGAAGGCATTTATGAAAACATTGATGCTATTTCAGGTAAGTTACAAGAAAAATTAATTAATGGTAAAGAGTCTGCATTTTTATGTAAAGAAATTGCAACTATTAATTGTGATGTTGAAATGGAAGAATTAAAATTTGATCGAATCAATGTTAACTTAAATGGATTAATTAATTTTTTAGAAAAATATGAAATGGTTTCATTAGTAAAAAGATTAACTAATCGAGTTGGTGTTATAAATAAACTTGAAGATGTAAAAGTAAAAGAAAAAATTAAATATCAACAATTAGTTAAATGAGATAATAGTTATGCATCAGAGTTCAATTTTATTTATGTAGAATCACTTGAAGAAAATTATCACAAAGGTGAAATTATAGGACTGGCTATTGCGAACGAAAAAGGATACTTTTATCTTGATACTGTAAAAGATGACACAGAACTTGAAGCATTTTTAATAAATTCTGATTTTAAAAAAGCAACTTATGACATTAAAAAGGTTGTTACTTTATTTGCTAATGCACAGATTAATTTTAATTATGATTCATTTATTTATGATGCTATGGTTGCTGCTTATGTTTTAAATCCTAATATTACTTCAAGAATCCAAAACTTATTTAATATTGTTCAAATGGACTTATTATTAGACGAAGATGAATTAGTTTATGGTAAAGGTGCTAAGCAAAATAAGGAAATTGATTTAGAATTAAAATCATTATTCATTGTTAGCAAGTTAGAAGTATTAAAAACTTCATATGATTTAATTCTTAACAGCTTAAAAGAAAATGAACAGTTTGAATTATATCAAGATATTGAATTACCACTTGTTAAAGTTTTATTTGAAATGGAACAAAAAGGAATTTTAATTGATAAATTAGAGTTAGATAAACAAACTGCACTGACACTTTCAAAAATTGAAGAAATTGAAAAAAAGATGCGAGTAGTTCTTACAGGTTATATTGATGATAGTTTCAACTTTGCATCACCAAAACAGATTAAGGAATTATTATTTGATCAATTAGGATTACCTTCAAATAAAAAACAAAGTACTGATCGTGAAGCATTAGAAAGAATAGTTCATTTACACCCAGTTGTAAATTTATTATTAGAACACAGAAAACTAAATAAATTATATTCAACATACTTAAGAGGTTTTGAAAAATTTATTTTCTCAGATCATAAAGTACACACAATCTTTAATCAAACATTAACAAATACAGGTAGACTTTCATCATCTGAGCCTAATATCCAAAATATTTCGGTTAAAGATGATTTACAAAAAGAAGCGCGTAAAATATTTATTTCTAATCCAGATACTAAATTTTATAGTTTTGACTATTCTCAAATTGAATTACGTGTTTTAGCTCAATTAGGTCATGAAGATACATTATTAAGTATTTTTGGATCAGATAGAGATATTCATACAGAAGCAGCTCGTAAAATATTTAACCTAGCAGATGATATTGAAATAACAAGTGATCAAAGAAGAATAGCTAAAGTTTTTAACTTTGGAATTATTTATGGTTTAAGCGATTTTGGTTTAAGTAATGACTTAAAAATCTCAATCCCAGAAGCAAGACAATTTATTGAAGAATATTATAATTCTTTTCCAAAACTTATGTTATATAAAAATAGTTTAATTAAAGAAGCAATGGAAAAAGGCTATGCTTCAACTTTTGCAAATAGAAAAAGAATAATTAATGAATTAGCTTCAACTAATTTTATGGTTAAAAGCTTTGGAAATAGAATAGCAGTTAATATGCCAATTCAAGGTACTGCAGCAGATATTTTAAAAGTAGCTATGATTAATATATCAAATGCTTTTGCAACTCAAAATTTAAAAAGTTATATGGTTACTCAAATTCATGATGAAATTATTTTTGAGATTTATGAATCTGAAGTGCAAACTGCTTTAGAAATAATTGAAGCAAACATGAAAACTGCATTTAAAGATCTTGCAAAAATAGTTAAAAAAGATGAAACTGAAATTAATATTAAACTTGAAGTTAACGAATCAAAAGGGAATAATTGATTTGAACTAAAATAA